In Pseudomonadota bacterium, the following proteins share a genomic window:
- a CDS encoding glycosyltransferase family 4 protein, which yields MKRVMLLLDGIVLFGRERGNIDVMQHLQSRGEQVMVAIHEHWGRQQVVPHLESLGLPWCELDFYDRLGRSTTWLQWMTALVVILKANLQLALRLRRTPINALQISNPETLLNFLPLLWIVRKPLILRCGDTPVSHTMAHRLLWRVCLARVNRVVAISDHIACRLRELGCPPEKLTTIWSRPFVRPRQSDVAAPIKRAGLVLGFVGQLEHHKGIDHLLEACDTLHEAGVEFQLRVAGRASAFWDALAKRHGSASWLSFEGFVEDVTAFLIGCDVLVVPSLVEEGLGAVVIEAKKAGVASVVYPRGGLPELISQSVDGLICEAPEVPSLVSALKSLSETPNTVLSMGEAARRSAEDIERAFEAGWSSVYAL from the coding sequence ATGAAGCGGGTGATGCTGTTGCTGGATGGCATCGTCTTGTTTGGTCGCGAACGCGGCAATATCGACGTAATGCAACACCTCCAGAGCCGCGGCGAACAAGTGATGGTGGCGATACACGAGCACTGGGGTCGTCAACAGGTGGTGCCTCACCTGGAATCGCTAGGTTTACCCTGGTGCGAGCTCGACTTTTACGATCGACTTGGACGCAGCACCACGTGGCTGCAATGGATGACCGCTCTGGTGGTAATTTTGAAGGCGAACCTACAGCTGGCACTCCGGCTGCGACGTACTCCGATCAACGCCCTGCAGATCTCCAATCCCGAGACACTGCTGAATTTTCTGCCGCTGCTGTGGATCGTTCGAAAACCGCTGATCTTGCGCTGCGGGGATACGCCGGTTTCTCACACCATGGCTCACCGCCTGCTGTGGCGTGTGTGTTTGGCGCGCGTCAATCGAGTGGTCGCTATCTCCGACCACATTGCCTGCCGTCTCAGAGAGTTGGGTTGTCCGCCAGAGAAGCTGACGACCATTTGGTCACGGCCCTTTGTCCGACCACGCCAGTCCGATGTCGCCGCGCCGATCAAAAGGGCTGGCCTGGTGTTGGGTTTTGTTGGTCAGCTTGAGCACCATAAAGGCATCGACCATCTGCTCGAGGCTTGCGACACGCTACACGAGGCCGGCGTCGAGTTTCAGCTTCGAGTAGCCGGAAGAGCTAGTGCATTCTGGGATGCGCTTGCCAAGCGCCACGGGTCCGCTTCCTGGCTGTCCTTTGAGGGGTTTGTCGAGGATGTGACAGCTTTCTTGATCGGCTGTGATGTGTTGGTGGTGCCGTCTTTGGTCGAAGAGGGCCTGGGTGCGGTCGTCATTGAGGCAAAAAAGGCGGGGGTCGCCTCGGTGGTCTATCCCCGAGGCGGGTTACCGGAGCTGATCTCGCAGTCTGTAGACGGATTGATCTGTGAAGCTCCGGAGGTCCCTAGTCTGGTATCCGCCCTCAAGAGCCTCAGTGAGACACCGAACACTGTTTTGAGCATGGGCGAGGCTGCGCGCCGTTCGGCAGAAGATATCGAGCGGGCTTTTGAAGCTGGCTGGAGTTCAGTGTATGCGTTATAG
- a CDS encoding glycosyltransferase family 4 protein: MTGQQKLAVVCSHPIQYFAPWFRWLSANLDAALRVFYLDNPASRDGADPGFGQSVTWDTPLLSGYDCEFVENTAADPGTHHFRGLRNPALWPALARYGPAATLLMTYRYESILPAMIRGRLPANTWLRGDSTLLARPDGLRRRLADGVIRRAFQSLAGALFVGQHNLAYFRHHGIDDQHLHRSPPAVDPDHFCPAQEVREEAAAWRQRLTLDRSQPLVLFVGKLQSIKRPLLVLRAFRRARLGRAALAFVGTGELEGKLREAIGDDPQVHMLGFRNQGALPAIYAAANLLVLPSITETWGLVVNEAFSRGLPALVSDRVGCGPDMIAGRDTGAVFTHDDEAALAS, from the coding sequence GTGACGGGTCAGCAAAAACTCGCGGTTGTATGCTCACACCCGATTCAGTACTTTGCCCCATGGTTTCGCTGGCTTTCAGCAAATCTCGATGCGGCGCTGCGAGTGTTCTATCTGGACAATCCGGCCAGTCGCGATGGTGCGGACCCCGGCTTTGGTCAATCCGTCACCTGGGATACGCCGCTGCTCAGCGGTTACGACTGCGAGTTTGTCGAAAACACCGCCGCTGACCCGGGAACTCATCATTTCCGTGGCCTGCGCAATCCGGCGCTTTGGCCAGCGCTCGCGCGCTACGGACCTGCGGCTACGCTGCTGATGACCTATCGCTACGAAAGCATTCTGCCGGCTATGATCCGCGGAAGGCTGCCGGCGAATACCTGGCTTCGCGGCGATTCAACGCTGCTGGCGCGACCGGACGGGCTGCGTCGCCGCCTTGCCGATGGCGTGATTCGTCGCGCCTTCCAAAGTCTGGCTGGTGCACTGTTTGTCGGTCAGCACAACCTCGCCTATTTTCGCCATCATGGTATCGACGACCAGCACCTTCATCGTTCACCGCCGGCCGTGGATCCCGATCATTTTTGCCCGGCACAAGAGGTCCGGGAGGAGGCGGCCGCCTGGCGCCAGCGCTTAACGCTCGATCGCTCGCAGCCGCTGGTGCTGTTTGTCGGCAAGCTGCAGTCGATCAAACGCCCGCTCCTGGTGCTCAGAGCGTTTCGCCGCGCGCGGCTGGGTCGGGCGGCCCTCGCTTTTGTCGGCACCGGTGAACTGGAAGGTAAGCTGCGTGAAGCGATCGGAGATGACCCTCAGGTTCACATGCTCGGGTTCAGAAATCAGGGGGCCTTGCCGGCAATCTACGCGGCTGCCAATCTGCTGGTGCTCCCGTCGATTACCGAAACCTGGGGCCTGGTGGTGAACGAAGCCTTTTCCCGGGGATTGCCCGCTCTTGTCAGTGATCGCGTCGGTTGCGGCCCTGACATGATTGCCGGCCGGGATACGGGTGCGGTGTTTACACACGACGATGAGGCTGCCCTGGCCTCGG